The window CACAGCGGTGGAGGGGCCAGACGGGGTTCTTACGCGAGGCTGGCAGCCCTGACCTGCTCGCTCCGCTTTCAGCTGGTGATGGCCTCCCTGTACCATGTCTACGTGGCTCTGGAGGAAGAGATTGAGCGCAACAAGGAGAACCCCGTCTACGCCCCCCTTTACTTCCCGGAAGAGCTGCACCGCAAGGCCGCCCTGGAGCGGGACATGGCCTTCTGGTATGGACCCCGCTGGGAGGAAGCCATCCCCTACACGCAGGCCACCAGGCGCTACGTGCGGCGCCTGCACGAGGTGGGGCGCACGGAGCCAGAGCTGCTGGTGGCCCACGCCTACACCCGCTACCTCGGCGATCTGTCTGGAGGCCAGGTCCTCAAGAAGATCGCTCAGAAGGCCCTGGACCTGCCCAGCTCCGGTGAGGGCGTGGACTTCTTCACCTTCCCCAACATCGCCAGCGCCACCAAGTTCAAGCAGCTGTACCGCGCGCGCATGAACACCCTGGAGATGACCCCCGAGGTCAGGCAGAGAGTCATCGAAGAGGCCAAGGCTGCGTTCCTGCTCAACATTCAGGTGAGGAGCTGGCTGGCAGCCCAGGTGGCCG is drawn from Suricata suricatta isolate VVHF042 unplaced genomic scaffold, meerkat_22Aug2017_6uvM2_HiC HiC_scaffold_1329, whole genome shotgun sequence and contains these coding sequences:
- the LOC115284633 gene encoding heme oxygenase 1-like yields the protein MLEEIMLLRVDMYHHSGGGARRGSYARLAALTCSLRFQLVMASLYHVYVALEEEIERNKENPVYAPLYFPEELHRKAALERDMAFWYGPRWEEAIPYTQATRRYVRRLHEVGRTEPELLVAHAYTRYLGDLSGGQVLKKIAQKALDLPSSGEGVDFFTFPNIASATKFKQLYRARMNTLEMTPEVRQRVIEEAKAAFLLNIQVRSWLAAQVAAVSPHCSSGTSLLTQREWALGHG